The Corynebacterium atypicum genome contains the following window.
GATCGGGCTGGATTACCTGCCGGTGGCAGGCGTTGACGTGAGCGTCGTCGAGCAGGACGGACTCATGGCCGCGACGGCCAAGGTGCAGACCTTCGTCGGGCCACTGGAAGCCCGCGCCGTTTTCCCGGTGGAGTACCGATGATGCGCCCGCCTGGTAACGACGCCGGCTTCACCACCGTGCTGGCCGCCTTCTTGGTCGCGGGTCTTGTCAGCCTCACCGTGATCGTCGCGGGCGCGGCCACGCTCGTCGTCGGCTCGCACCGAGCGCAGGTCGCGGCGGATATGGCCGCGGTCGCCGGAGCCAGCGAGCTCGCCCGTGGCGGCGATGCCTGTACTGCGGCGGCAGAAACGGCGCGGCATAACGACTCCCGCCTGGACCGCTGCGCCGTCGACGAGCGCGACGTGGTCGTTGCCGCGGTCGTCGCCAAGCGGACTGCGACTGCGCGCGCCGGGCCGCTCTAGCGTCGGACCCGCCTCGCCCGGCCCTGCGGCTCGCGCAGGCCGCGGGGCGGCATCGGGGCGCGCCCGGTCGGCCGGAAAACTAGGCGCGGGCCGTGGGCCTAGCCGCAGGCAGCCGCGAGCGCGCCCAGCACCCGGAGCGCGCCGGCCTTGTCGAGGGGCTCGTTGCCGTTGCCGCACTTGGGCGACTGCACGCACGAGGGGCACCCGGACTGGCACGAGCAGTTGCGCACCGCCTCAAAGGTCGCGGACATCCACTGCCCAAAGTGCTCGAACCCGCAGTCGGAAAAGCCCGCGCCGCCGGGGTGGCCGTCATAAACGAACACGGTGGGCAGACCCGTATCCGGGTGCTCTGCCGTAGAGACCCCGCCAAGATCCCACCGGTCACACGTTGCGATCAGCGGCAAAAGCCCGATCGCCGCATGCTCGGCGGCATGCAGACTGCCGGGGATCTCGCCTGCCGCCACACCCATGGCCTGAAGTGCGACCGGGTCGATGGTGAAGGCGACGCAGCGGGTGGTCAGGCGCGTAGGCGGCATATCAAGCGCGATCTGGTCGACCACCTGGCCGTCTGGAAGCCGCACCACGTAACCGGTGACCTGGTCGGTGACTTCCACATCCACCGCCGCCACCCAGATCCCCGGAGCGGGGTTAAAAACCTCGTCGGCGCCCGGCGCGGAGACGATCCGAATATCGGTCTGGCTGCGCGGGTGCGTCGAGTACTCCGGGGCCTCCGGATGGGCCAGGGCCAGCAGCTCCTGCCAATCCAGCTGGTCAACCACAAAGGATTCGCCCTGGTGCAGGTAGACGGCACTCGGGAAGACCTGGCCGGCAGCTCGCGATTGCTCGACGGTACCCAACAGCCGCCCATCGGTCGCGTCGACGATCATCACCGCGCCGCCGGCCTCACCACGCAGACTGAGCTGCGCGTGCGCGGTGTCCGGGCGCAGCCCCTGGGCATCGGCAGTGCGCGGGGTGGGAAACCAGCCCAGCTCGCGGCGCCGCAATAGACCGTCGCGGGCCAGCTGCTCGACTACCTCGCGGGCGTGGAGCTGTTCGACCTCCTGCTCAGACAGCGGCTTTTCCACCGCCGCTAAGTAGACGTGGTTGTACAGCACGTAGGGGTTGTAGGGGTCGAAAACGGAGCGTTCGAGCGGGTGTCCGAGCAGCACCTCCGGGTGGTGCACCAGAAACGTGTCGAGGGGCTCGTCGCGCGCGATGAAGACCATCAGCGATTCCTGCCCGCGGCGCCCGGCCCGGCCGGCCTGCTGGCGCAGCGAGGCGATAGTACCCGGGAAGCCCGCCGTCACCGTCGCGTCGAGCGCGCCGACGTCGATCCCCAGCTCCAGGGCGTTCGTGGTGGCTACCCCCAGCAGGTCGCCCTCGTCCAGCGCGCGCTCCAGCCGGCGCCGGTCCTCGGCCAGGTACCCCGCCCGGTAGGCGCTGATTCGGCGCGCAAAGTCCGGCCTGCCCAGCGCGCTCAGCGTCTCCTGGCAGCGCAGCGAGACGATCTCGGCGGCCCGCCGGGAGCGCACGAACGAAAGGGTTCGGGCGCCTTGGGCGACGAGTGTTGCCATCACGTCCGCAGCCTCGGTGGTGGCGGCTCGGCGCACGGGCGCGCCGTGCTCCCCGGCGACGTCGTCGAGGAACCCCGGCTCCCAGAGCAGTACTGCGCGCCGGCCCGTGGGCGCGCCATCGTCGGTGACGGCGTCGACTGGCTGGCCCAGCAGCCGTTCGGCCTGCCCCTGAGGGTCCGCTGAGGTGGCGGAGGCGAGGATGAACGTCGGATTCGAGCCGTAGTGGGCGGCAATGCGCTGAAGCCGGCGTAGCACTAAGGCGACGTTGGCGCCGAAGACCCCGCGGTAGGTGTGGCATTCGTCGATAATGACGAAGTCGAGGTGCCGCAGCAGGCGCGCCCACCGGGGGTGGTGGGCGAGCAGCGAGGAATGCAGCATGTCTGGGGTGCTGAACACCATCCGTGAGCGCTGCCGGATGCCCGCCCGCGCCTCCACCGGGGTGTCGCCGTCGTAAGGGGCGGGGTGGACGTTCGCCAGCCCGTCTACCTCGGCGATCAGCCGGCTGGTGGCCGCCAGCTGGTCGGATCCCAGTGCCCGGGTGGGGGTGAGGTAGAGCGCGCAGGCGTGCTCCGCGGCGCGCAGCCGGGACAGCACCGGGAGCAGGTACGCCAGCGACTTCCCCGAGCTTGTGCCCGTGGCCACGACCACGTTGCGGCCCTGGTGGGCGAGCGTTGCGGTGAGGGCCTGGTGGCTAAACAGCTTCTCGACGCCGCGGTGCTCCACCGCCGCGCGCACCGCAGGGTCGACCCATTCCGGCCAGTTCGCGAATACCGCGGGGCGGGCGGGCAGGGTGCCGCTAAACGTCGCCGTGGAGCCTGCCAGGCGGCGCTGAATGGCGCTTACCAGCTCGAGCCCGAGCCCGCTCAAGGGGCTAAATTCGGGATGTTCGGGCACTCGGCAAACCCCCTTTCGTGGTGGTCCGATGAGGCGCCGCGCAGGCATTTTACTCGCGGCGGGGGCAATCAGCTATCGCCGCTGATGCATTTGTGTCACACTAGGCGTGGTCGCAGATTTTTCGCGCAGTGTTTCATGTCTGTCACGGCGCTCGCAGAAAAGTTCGTCGCGAGCGTCCAGTTTTCTTTCGCCCTGGTGTGCGTCGCTTCGCTGAGGTGGCGCTAGGTGAAGGTGCCCTGGAAGTTCGGTACGGCCAATCGGCATCAGGCCTTCTCTGGTGCTGAGAACATCCACCTTTCACGGATCAACTTCAAGGAAACGGGGTACTCCCAATGACTCAGGGAACTGTCAAGTGGTTTAACGCGGAAAAGGGCTACGGCTTCATCGCGCCGGAGGATGGCTCGGATGACGTCTTCGTCCACTACACCGAGATCCAGGGCAGCGGTTTTCGCACCCTGGAGGAGAACCAGCGCGTCGAGTTCGAGATCGGCGAGGGCACCAAGGGCCCGCAGGCCCAGCAGGTGCGCGCTCTCTAAGATCGCGTAGCTCTACCGAGCGCCCGGTCCGGCTTCTGTCGGGCCGGGTTTTTCGTGTCCGGGCGGCCGCACCCCGGGCCGCTAGGCGCTCGAGGTGCCGGTGTGCACCTGGTGGGCGTTCGACAGATAGCCGCGTACCCGGTCGATGAGCACCCCCACCAGCGAACCGAGCAGGATGCCCAGCAACATGCCCAAAAGGGGGTAGTCCTGCAGAACCCAGCCGCCCAGGTACCCGATGAGCGTGGCCTGCGATACCCACACGAGCACGCCGACCGTGTCGACGAGGAAGAACAGCCACCACGGGTACTTCATCGCCCCGAGCATGATCGTGAGCACCCACCGGCCCCAGGGCACGAAGCGGGCGACGATGATCGTCAGCGCTGCGCGCGTGCGTAGGCTGCGCTCGACCCAGTCCACCGCCCGGCCGAGTTTGCTGCGCGGCGGGGTAGAGCGCACGAAAGTGACGAGCCGGGTACCCAGAAGGTAGCAGATGTTATCACCGATCACCGCCGCTACCAGGGCAATCCACCACACCGCCCATACGTCGGGCACCCCGCGGCTGGCCGACCACGCGGCGCCCGCGGTGATGATCGTCTCGCTGGGTAACAGTGGGCACAGCGCGTCGTCGACGATGCAGAATGCGAGGAGTGGGTAGAACCACGCGGATCCGAGTACCGCCTCTACCACTAGGGTGAGCTGGTCGGCCATTGCGAGCTCCTTGACGTGGCGTAAGGCTGAAGGGGATTACCGGACGATTCTAGTGCTGTCGCACGCGTGGATTTCAACACTGTGTACGGTAAGGAACATGATTTTCGCCTTCGAGGCACGCTAGCTTGGGCGTACCCGGCCGGTGCCCTCCGGTGCGGGGGGATTTACCAAGGCCTGGGGTTAACCTGTAGCCTCAGGCGACACTACGTTTATTCGAGAGGGATGAGAGCGCGTGGCAGAAAAGGCCGGCCAGGGCGTAAAGCGCTTGGTCATCGTGGAGTCGGGGACAAAAGCGAAGAAGATCCAGCCCTACCTTGGCGATGATTACATCGTGGAGGCTTCGGTGGGCCACATTCGCGATCTCCCCCGTGGTGCCGCCGACGTGCCCGCAAAATATAAGAAGGAGCCGTGGGCGCGCCTCGGCGTGGATACTGAGCACGGCTTCAAACCTCTTTACGTGGTCAGCCCGGATAAGAAGAAGAAGGTCGCGGACCTCAAGAAGAAGCTCGCGCAGGTCGACGAGCTGTATCTGGCCACAGACCCGGACCGTGAAGGCGAGGCGATCGCCTGGCACCTGCTCGAGGTGTTGAAGCCGAAGGTCCCCGTGCGCCGCATGGTGTTCAACGAGATCACCAAGCCGGCGATCCTCCAGGGCGCGCAGAACACCCGCGAGCTCGATCACGATTTGGTGGATGCCCAGGAGACCCGCCGGATCTTGGACCGGCTGTACGGCTACGAGATTTCCCCGGTGCTGTGGAAGAAGATCATGCCGCGGCTGTCCGCGGGCCGGGTGCAGTCGGTGGCCACGCGCGTGATCGTGGAGCGCGAGCGCGAGCGCATGGCCTTCGTTTCCGCAGGCTACTGGGACGTGGCGGCTACCCTCGACACGGGGCGCGGCGGGGAAGATTCGGACAATCCCGCAACGTTTAGCGCCCGCTTGACGGGGGTCAACGGCAAGCGCGTTGCCCAGGGCCGGGACTTTACTGATCGCGGCGAATTGAAAGGCGGGCGCAGCGACGTCGTCACGGTAGACGAGGCGACGGCGCGTAGGCTGGCAGACGAGCTTATCCGCGCACCGTTCGCCGTCAGCTCGGTGGAGAGCAAGCCCTATACCCGGCGGCCGTACCCGCCGTTTATGACGTCCACGCTGCAGCAGGAGGCCGGCCGCAAGCTGCGGTTTACCTCGGAGCGGACGATGCGCATCGCGCAGCGGCTCTATGAGAACGGCTTTATTACTTATATGCGTACGGATTCGACCTCGCTGTCTCAGCAGGGTCTGGATGCGGCACGCCAGCAGGCCCGCGACCTGTACGGCGAGCGCTTCGTCGCGTCCTCGCCGCGGCGCTATGACCGTAAGGTGAAGAACTCGCAGGAGGCCCACGAGGCGATCCGCCCGGCGGGCGAGCGTTTTGCCACTCCGGGTGAGCTTCCCGGGCGGCTGGATACCGAAGAGTTCAAGCTCTACGAGTTGATTTGGCAGCGCACTGTGGCCAGCCAGATGAGCGACGCCAAGGGCACCTCCCTGCGGGTGGCCATCCAGGCGCGCGCGGCGGAGTCGGGCGACGAGGTGGAATTTACCGCCACCGGCCGCACGATCACGTTCCCGGGGTTCTTGCGGGCATATGTAGAGACATCGAAGCTTTCCGACGGCCGAGACGTTGCGGACAATGCCGAGCGCCGGCTGCCGCAGCTGAGCGAGGGCGATCGGCTCTCGGCCCGCGAGCTTTCCCCCGAGGGCCATTCGACCAACCCGCCGTCGCGGTACACGGAGGCGAGCCTGGTCAAGAAGATGGAAGACCTCGGAATCGGCCGGCCGTCGACATACGCCTCGATCATCAAGACGATTCAAGATCGCGGCTACGTGTTCTCCCGCGGCAACGCGCTCGTGCCCAGCTGGGTGGCCTTCGCGGTGGTGGGTTTGTTGGAGCAGAACTTTGCCGCATTGGTGGACTACGATTTCACCTCCTCGATGGAAGATGAGCTCGACGAGATCGCCGCGGGCCAGGAGGACCGCACGGATTGGCTCACGGCGTTCTACTTTGGCGATGCCTCGGCTACGGATGACCTGGCCGACGCGGTCGCCCGCCTCGGCGGGCTCAAGGCGTTGGTGGGGGAGAACCTGGAGCACATCGATGCCCGCGCCGTGAATTCGCTGCGGCTTTTCGACGACGCTTCAGGGCGCGCCGTGGTGGTGCGCGTCGGCCGCTACGGGCCCTACATCGAGCGGCAGGTGGGCACCGACGAGGACGGCGAGCCGCAGTATCAGCGCGCGAACCTGCCGGAGGCTACCACACCCGACGAGTTGACGCTGGAGTTCGCCGAGAAGCTCTTCGCCACCCCACAGGGCGGCCGGGAGCTCGGCGTGAACCCGGACAACGGCCGCCAGGTGGTGGCCAAGGAGGGCCGCTACGGGCCGTACGTCACCGAGATCGTCCGCGAGGATGAAAAGGCCACCGCGGAGCAGTACGCCGAGGAGATCGTCGCGGCCGAGCGCGCCGAGGAAGACCAGCAGCGCGCAGCCGAGGGCAAGCGCAAGAAGAACTGGGAGACCAAGACCGCGGCGAAGCAGAAGGACAAGCGCATCGCCCAGATCGTCGAGGAGCGGCTGGCGCCGAAGACGGCCTCGCTGTTTTCCTCGATGCAGCCCTCCTCGGTGACCCTTGAGGAGGCGCTGCGGCTGCTCAAGCTGCCCCGCGAGGTAGGCGTGGATCCGGTCGATGGGGAGGTCATCACCGCGCAGAACGGCCGGTACGGTCCGTACTTGAAGAAGGGTTCGGGTTCAAGGTCGCTGGCCAGCGAGGAGCAGATCTTTGAGATCACTCTCGACGAAGCGCGCCGGATCTACGCGGAGCCCAAGCGCCGCGGCCGTCAGGCGGCGAAGCCGCCGCTGAAGCAGCTGGGCGATAATGACGTCTCGGGCCGGCCGATGAGCGTCAAGGACGGCCGGTTTGGCCCCTACGTCACCGACGGGGAGACGAACGCCTCACTGCGGCGCGGAGACACCCCGGAGACGCTGACCGACGAGCGTGCGAACCAGCTGCTCTC
Protein-coding sequences here:
- a CDS encoding cold-shock protein; translated protein: MTQGTVKWFNAEKGYGFIAPEDGSDDVFVHYTEIQGSGFRTLEENQRVEFEIGEGTKGPQAQQVRAL
- a CDS encoding DEAD/DEAH box helicase — encoded protein: MPARRLIGPPRKGVCRVPEHPEFSPLSGLGLELVSAIQRRLAGSTATFSGTLPARPAVFANWPEWVDPAVRAAVEHRGVEKLFSHQALTATLAHQGRNVVVATGTSSGKSLAYLLPVLSRLRAAEHACALYLTPTRALGSDQLAATSRLIAEVDGLANVHPAPYDGDTPVEARAGIRQRSRMVFSTPDMLHSSLLAHHPRWARLLRHLDFVIIDECHTYRGVFGANVALVLRRLQRIAAHYGSNPTFILASATSADPQGQAERLLGQPVDAVTDDGAPTGRRAVLLWEPGFLDDVAGEHGAPVRRAATTEAADVMATLVAQGARTLSFVRSRRAAEIVSLRCQETLSALGRPDFARRISAYRAGYLAEDRRRLERALDEGDLLGVATTNALELGIDVGALDATVTAGFPGTIASLRQQAGRAGRRGQESLMVFIARDEPLDTFLVHHPEVLLGHPLERSVFDPYNPYVLYNHVYLAAVEKPLSEQEVEQLHAREVVEQLARDGLLRRRELGWFPTPRTADAQGLRPDTAHAQLSLRGEAGGAVMIVDATDGRLLGTVEQSRAAGQVFPSAVYLHQGESFVVDQLDWQELLALAHPEAPEYSTHPRSQTDIRIVSAPGADEVFNPAPGIWVAAVDVEVTDQVTGYVVRLPDGQVVDQIALDMPPTRLTTRCVAFTIDPVALQAMGVAAGEIPGSLHAAEHAAIGLLPLIATCDRWDLGGVSTAEHPDTGLPTVFVYDGHPGGAGFSDCGFEHFGQWMSATFEAVRNCSCQSGCPSCVQSPKCGNGNEPLDKAGALRVLGALAAACG
- a CDS encoding Rv3654c family TadE-like protein — encoded protein: MMRPPGNDAGFTTVLAAFLVAGLVSLTVIVAGAATLVVGSHRAQVAADMAAVAGASELARGGDACTAAAETARHNDSRLDRCAVDERDVVVAAVVAKRTATARAGPL
- the topA gene encoding type I DNA topoisomerase — translated: MAEKAGQGVKRLVIVESGTKAKKIQPYLGDDYIVEASVGHIRDLPRGAADVPAKYKKEPWARLGVDTEHGFKPLYVVSPDKKKKVADLKKKLAQVDELYLATDPDREGEAIAWHLLEVLKPKVPVRRMVFNEITKPAILQGAQNTRELDHDLVDAQETRRILDRLYGYEISPVLWKKIMPRLSAGRVQSVATRVIVERERERMAFVSAGYWDVAATLDTGRGGEDSDNPATFSARLTGVNGKRVAQGRDFTDRGELKGGRSDVVTVDEATARRLADELIRAPFAVSSVESKPYTRRPYPPFMTSTLQQEAGRKLRFTSERTMRIAQRLYENGFITYMRTDSTSLSQQGLDAARQQARDLYGERFVASSPRRYDRKVKNSQEAHEAIRPAGERFATPGELPGRLDTEEFKLYELIWQRTVASQMSDAKGTSLRVAIQARAAESGDEVEFTATGRTITFPGFLRAYVETSKLSDGRDVADNAERRLPQLSEGDRLSARELSPEGHSTNPPSRYTEASLVKKMEDLGIGRPSTYASIIKTIQDRGYVFSRGNALVPSWVAFAVVGLLEQNFAALVDYDFTSSMEDELDEIAAGQEDRTDWLTAFYFGDASATDDLADAVARLGGLKALVGENLEHIDARAVNSLRLFDDASGRAVVVRVGRYGPYIERQVGTDEDGEPQYQRANLPEATTPDELTLEFAEKLFATPQGGRELGVNPDNGRQVVAKEGRYGPYVTEIVREDEKATAEQYAEEIVAAERAEEDQQRAAEGKRKKNWETKTAAKQKDKRIAQIVEERLAPKTASLFSSMQPSSVTLEEALRLLKLPREVGVDPVDGEVITAQNGRYGPYLKKGSGSRSLASEEQIFEITLDEARRIYAEPKRRGRQAAKPPLKQLGDNDVSGRPMSVKDGRFGPYVTDGETNASLRRGDTPETLTDERANQLLSERRAKVVADGGSKKSTKKSAKKSGKKATKKAAKKTAKKSSKKTAKKPPRTTKNVVKAGSRR
- a CDS encoding DedA family protein, translating into MADQLTLVVEAVLGSAWFYPLLAFCIVDDALCPLLPSETIITAGAAWSASRGVPDVWAVWWIALVAAVIGDNICYLLGTRLVTFVRSTPPRSKLGRAVDWVERSLRTRAALTIIVARFVPWGRWVLTIMLGAMKYPWWLFFLVDTVGVLVWVSQATLIGYLGGWVLQDYPLLGMLLGILLGSLVGVLIDRVRGYLSNAHQVHTGTSSA